Below is a window of Humulus lupulus chromosome 9, drHumLupu1.1, whole genome shotgun sequence DNA.
ATAGCATAAAGGGGACACAATCTTGGTCAAAGAAAAATTCAACTATGTCTTTGAAGGAATGATGATGTGCTCTCTGTTTGTCAacgttaaaaaaataaataaatatgaacaATAAGCATTCATGCACAAACGAAAAGGTCAACAAGACCAAATGTGTATTGCACTATATATGTttcatacaaaaaaaataaaaaattatatcagTGACATAAACAAAAATGCACTCTCTGAGTGCTTTAAACAAAACATATCATTTAAAAGTCATgatcaaatataatatatatatacatatttatatatataatcagtGCAACAAAGATTGTACctaatatatacatatgtattaAAAATGATTCAAATCAAACCACTACCTAGACCGAAACAGACAATAGCATACAATACATGGGGAAAAGATGAAAGAGGAAAACACATTGTTTACTGATTTGGTCAAATCTGTTCAGGGTCCTTTGACGATTTAatcatgtatatgtatatatatatatatatgtacgaaTAAGATTGGAAAGACTTAAGTTTAAGTCTATTAGACGAAAATTGAGAAACGAGGTCTTAAAAAAATTccaagtcaaaaaaaaaaaaaaaagtgtattgtgcatatacaatatatacatataaaggGACTTGCCTTGAAGAAAAAAATTTGTGTGTATGCTCTCTCAAAGAATTGCAACTTATCATATGACTTTTGCTTTATCTCTGAAAGTCTATTAAATAGACTCAGAGatatatttaataatcatataatgtataaaaaaaatataaaataataaaatatctcaaattcaAAACTAAATTTAAATTCGAATTTAAGATATTTACATTATTTGATAAAGTCAAAACATAAAACAGTCagattttatctcaaaattttaaattcaaattttaaaaaaataaatttgaattttaaaataatgatattactTGATATAAAATTTTAGATTATTCCCCACAAATTTTTTggaataatcaattaaaatattggtcaaataatctctttatatataaaataaattattaaaaatatatatataaagagatttCAAGACATAAAATTGTCACCAAATGATAAAATTCTAAAACCATGTGAAATGGTATGAAATTTCCAAATCTCAAATGAGCTCATCAGAATCAATTCAAATGGTGAAATATCATTCCAAAATTTCAAAGAGGTCATTTACCTCACAAAATCTCAAAAAATGGTTATTGTACCTACAAATTCAAAAGTGCACTAAAACTTAAAAGCCATAATAAATGGTATCTCAAAAAGGGGTCATTCACCTCTTAATTATCAAAGCATCATAAAATCTTTGAAAAAGACCGGAACTACGTTAGACTTGATTTCTAAAAAGGGATACGTAGGTAACTTAGTTGCTAAGACTAAGTGCAGTCGCCAATACCGCAAAATGGTATAAAAAcacaaatctcaaaattccataaaAGGTCATCCACCTAggaatttttccaaattttcaaaTGGCAAAGAATTCCCGAAAATGGTCATATATCGGAATTCTTATATTCAAATTCTAAAATATCTCAATCTGAACTACAAGTTGCTTGATCCTTCACAAAGAAGGTATGTAGGCAACTCAGTTAGCCAAAAGTACTGAGTTCAGCTGCAATTCCAAATTCATCCCAGTTCTCCCTAaattatttcaaattatttaatatCATCGTAATTGGAATCAAATGGTATTTCCTTTAAATAAAAGGATTGTAATTAAGAGGTTATTCTTATAATCTCGGATGGGtcgaacttaaataaataaaatcttatGCTATAAATTTGGCATAGGTGAAATTGTGTTtcacatttattttttttattttctaaatataaATTTTTGCTTAACATAATTTTTGGCACGCCCGGTGGGACCcattctccttttcatctccaacTATGATGACTATTCTTGAACTTAAAAATTTTGGTGCTAATTTTGTTTACCCTTTTTAGGAAAAAATGGCACCACTAGTGACAGTTTACTTCCACAAGTTACCAATGATCTCTTCTAACCAAGGAGAGAAAAAGAATCGCTTCCTGGCAGCATTCTTTATTGATCGGGTACCCATCTCATGTAGTGCACCCAAACCTGTAGAGGATGTGAAGAAAGCTACACCAGCTAGAAAGGCTAGAAAAGGAAAAGTTGTGAAAGATGTCTCTAAGACTCAGCAAGCCTTGAGAGGTAAAGCTGCGAAAGGCTTTAAAAAGAGGCAAACCCGGTCAATGAAGAGGTCAATTTCAAAGGTTGTTAAGGCGGAAGGGAAGCCAACAACGAATGGTTGTCCCATAACTACCCAGAGGGAATGGGGCCAGGAATGTATCATGATTGGTTCCATCCCAATTTTCTTGCCCACTGTTGCTTCAATGATGGTTATTTCCGCAAAGGAAACCGAAGCAACACCGGCGCCTCAAACTCTGAGAGGCAGGAAGGGGACAACAACATCACCCTGACCAAATCCTCTTGAAACACAGGAATTGATAAGGGATATGCCGATCAAGCCTACGATCGTGATACCTGTCAACCGCCAAAGCCAACAGGGGGCATCTGTTGAGAACAACGAACATCCTTTATTACGTCTAAGACTAGATGAGGGGTGTATGACGCCTTTCGCCCTCTCAAAGAAGGCTAGGAGTGACAATGTACGGGTTCCCAAAGCAAACCCTAATCCGTTCCTAAAAGAACATGGTGAATGGATGTTCCTTCAGGGATATCGACCAACAAGAGTCACTTCAAATGTCGAGCCTACATCCTATATGGGACCTGTAACTCGATCGAGAGCCCGTGCCATGCGTTCAATTCCCGTTCAGGAATCGTCGAACCCCCTTGTTCAAGAAGTTCAGGAAGAGGGGAGTTGCACATCTGAACACTCTCTAGAAGACACTCCCTTTTTCGAGCAGAGTAAGGGGGTACCCGATGACCTCATTACTCAGTTTGAAGCACTAACCATTGGCAATGATAAAAATATGCCAGTATTAGTAACTGGGGCAATCAGTAGTGAAGAGAAGATCCTGGAACTTCAAAGACTACTGGCCGAGAGGGATgaagaagtagcccgactctCAATGCAATTAGCTCATCAAGCTAATGTGAGACAAAAAGAGAGTGAGTTCGGGAAAAATTCCTCGTCTTCAGCACCGCCCGTAGGCAATACACAACCATCACTGCCTGGTGTGCAACCACCACTAACCGATGTTCAACCTCAACAAGATCTAAAGACTCTTATCATGGAGAGTATTCGAGAATACCAGGCTGCAACAAGTATGCCGATTCTGGGATATCATAAGCCATACCCGGCTTACTATGACCAAATCCCGTTTCCACCAAACTATGTCAGACAAAAGTTCAAAAAGTTTGATGGAATTAATGGTTCTCCCCATGAGCATTTGGCATATTTTACTTCTGCATGTGGTGAATCTGTCCAATCAGATGCACTGTTGATTAGACAATTCGTGCAATCGCTAAAAGAGGCAGCGTTCACCTAGTACACTCAATCGCCCCCAGGATCCATAAAtacctgggacgacatgcaaaaaGCCTTTCTGGCACAGTTTGTGAGTTCAAAAATGACCATAAGCATCCATGACCTGGTGGAAACGAAGCAACGAGCTAGTGAAAATGCTAGTGAATTCATAACGAGATGGAGAAATCTTAACCTCCAATGTCCGGAAAGGTTATTAGAACAAGCTGTGGTTTCGATGTGTGCCAAAAACCTTAACCCTGAGGTGGCAACCTTCGTGGGCACAGCAGAGCCCAAAACTTTCAATGAGCTTGTCTCGAAGGCATGTAACGTTGAAATACAAATTGCTCGGCAAAAGGGTGGCAAACCCTTACCGAGATTCGAAAACAAAAAGCCATTAAAGAAGGGAGAATCAATGGCCACTTTTATCAATATTGGCAACAATAAAGATAAAGGGAAGGCACGAGAGCCGCAAAAGAAATTAACTctcaaagaaaggaaagaagtcAAATATTCATTTGACGATGATGACGTTGACCAAATTTTCGACGAGTTGTTAAAGGCTAAAGCAATAAGACTTCTTGAGCCTAAACGACCCAACGAGGTTGATATGACAAATGACCCCAATTATTGCCGGTATCATCGAATTGTGAGCCATCCACTGACGGATTGCTACATCCTTAAAAACATTATCGAAGGCATGATCAAGAGAAAAGAAATTGAAATTGACTGTTCTCTTGGAAAAGCGGCGAAAAATACGACTTCCTTAATGGAGAATGACCAAATACCAAACGATCCCACACAAAAGGACGTAATTTCTGTGGCATTTGAAGTTGATAAGGAAGTTACAATAGTTCAAGCTCACTCAGACATGCCGAAGCCAGGAAATCCAAATATTCCTACTTTGTATGAGCTCATGATAGAGCCCAATTTAGAAATTTGGGATGATTGGTATGATAGTGAAGAGGATTTAGAAAGTACATGGAAAACATGTACTCGAAGAAAACCTACAAAAATTAAAAGTCCATCTCGAAAACCATCTGGAAACTCTCGAGTCAAATTATGGAGTACACCAGAAACAAAGAATCACAAGAATAAGAGAAGGACTAGAGAGcaaaaaattactttaaaaagAAATGAACTTGAACAACCAAAATGAAATCTAGTAACTCTGGAGGAGTTTTTACCAAAAGAGTTACGGGAAAAGGCAATTGTTGGTGACGATAGTGTGTCAGATTGCTGCATGACTTTACTGGCAGAAGAAGGTCCTGAATCTACCTTGTCCGAAAGTGAAAAAGAGGTAGATGAAATTACCTTGCAAGATATGCGGCGAAAAATTGTTGCAAAGAAGGCAAAAGAAGCGAAAGAGCTTGAAAAGGGTAAACAAGACCTTCAAAAGCCTTCATTTTCGACCAACAAAGAATTCGCTAATGATGGTCGAAGAGACAAAAGCACTAGTGAAAATGAAATGACGCTAGCAAAATATGATATATTGGCTCATCTAAAGCGCATCCCTGCTCTCTTGAGCGTTTATGATGCATTGCAAATGTCTCCTAAGCATAGAAATGCACTTGTTGTTGCATTAACAAGTCCTGACTTTTATACGGAGAAGATAGAGCCAATAAAACCTACATCACTCGAGATGCATACCTCTTGTATGGCATGCATAACCTTTGATGATAAAGACCGTCAGTTGGGAGCCGCCTTGCATAATCGGCCTCTCTACGTGACCGGTATGGTTGCTAATGTTCGCGTGAGCCGCATCATGTTGGATTTTGGATCAGCTGTGAATGTACTCCCCTTAAAAACCTTGAGAGATGTTGGTTTACACCCACGTCAATTGTCTCAGTCATCATTGACAATTCAAGGTTTTAACCAAGTTGGAGAAAAAGTAAGGGGAAGTATCACATTGAAAGTTGAAATAGGCGAACTTAATTCTGAAGCCTTATTTCATGTCATTGATTCAGACACATCCTATAATGTGTTGTTAGGGTGATCTTGACTTCATGAATATGGGGTCATTCCTTCAACACTTCACCAATGCTTTAAGTTTTGCAAGGAAGGCAAAGTCAGAAGTGTTAATGCAGACCCAAATCCCTTTTATGGGGAACAGATGAATTACACTGATGCAAAATTTTACAAGTCGGCTAATGTCACGATTTTGAAAGAGAAACTTGAGGAGGGAAAATGTCATGAAAGCTCAACCTCACAGAAATCCCTACAAGTTAAGCAACTATCCCCTGTGAAATCTCCTCAGCCTAAAGAGGAGGACTTGAAGGTATCTAATCAAAAACGAACCTTCAAGTACATCCCTAAAAGTCAACGAGGAGTGGGGCAAAAAGCTTTGACACCGATTGAAGATTCGATGACAGCCCTTATGACGAGCTTTACTTTACCGCTAAGGAAAATTGATCAGTCACTACCCAAAGGTAAAATGCAAATTTCAATTACTTTTGGTGAAAATAGCAGGAAAAATAAAAGGGTTGTTACTCTTAATAAAAAATCTTCAACTTCTGTAACTCCGAAAGCCTTCAAAGTGGAAAAGAAAAAGTTCCATATCAAGAAGCAAAAAGGAATCACAATCCATCAAAATAGTGATTGTTTAAAAGCTTCTTTTGAACCAGATGAGTTAACAGAAGAGGAACAAAAAATGTTTCGCAATGATGATGTACCCACACCTTCCTCGCGGGTGTCGGTGTTTGACAAACTTGAAGCAAGCACATCCACCCCACGAGTGTCAGCATTCGAAAGGCTTGTTTTCCCAAGTGCTCCACAGCCAAAGGGAACTAAAAAGAAAAAGCAGTGGGTGCCAAAACAAAAGAAACCCATGAGAATTACTATTCTTCAAGGGCATGAAACacaagaagatgaagaaaatatTGCTCAAGTCAATTACCTCTCTTTTGAAGAAAGTTTGACAATAGAAGATGAAGGCTCGAGCTCAAACCCTACGGAAGATTTTATAGACATTCTTCAACCAGCACCTCAAGAATTCGAAGACGGAGGACAAGCAACAGTGGATGATTTAATAGAGATCAACCTTGGGACCGAGGACGATCCAAAGCCTGTATTTGTCAGTGCTTTATTAACCAAAGAAGAATTACCACAGTACAAACAAGTCCTTCGTGAAAAAAAAGTTGTATTTTCTTGGGGGTATCAAGACATGCCAGGGTTGGATCCAAAGGTTGCCGTACACAGGCTGGCAGTATCGAAAGACGCTACCCCTATTAAACAATCTCAAAGAAGAATTCGACCAGAGCTACTTCCCAAAATTGAGGCAGAAATTGACAAGTTAAGAAATTGCTGGTTTATTTGGGAAGTTAAGTATCCCATTTGGCTCGCAAACATTGTCATTGTGATGAAGAAAAATGGGGAACTCTGCATATGTGTGGATTACCGAGATCTTAATCGGGCTTGCCCAAAAGATGAATTCCCACTCCCCATCACTGAGTTATTGGTAAATGCTACCACTGGTTTTGATgccttatcattcatggatgggtTTTCTGGGTACAACCAAATCAAGATGACACCTGAAGATGAAGAGCTCACTGCTTTTCGGACACCAAAATGCATATTTTCCTATACAGTTATGCCATTTGGCCTCAAGAATGTAGGGGCAACCTACCAAAGAGCAATGGCCACAATTTTTGAAGACATGATGCACAATACTGTTGAATGTTATGTTGATGATTTAGTGGTCAAAACAAAAGAAAGGGCAAATCATCTTGATGATTAAAAATGAGTCTTTGATAGGCTCAGGCAACACAATCTCAAGATGAAccctttaaaatgtgcatttgggGTAACATCAGGAAAGTTCCTCGGGTTTATCGTCAGACATCAAGGAATTGAAATCGACCCTGCAAAAATCAAAGCAATTTTGGAAATGCCTCCCCCACGTAACTTACGTTAACTACGTGGACTACAAGGAAGACTTGCATATATCCGAAGGTTCATCTCAAACCTGTCCGGTAGATGCAACCTTTTTCGAGATTGATGCAGAAAAATGTCGCATTAATTTGGGATGAGGCATGCCAAAATGCTTTTGAAAGTATTAAGAAATACCTGTTACACCCACCAATGTTGAGAGCTCCAATCTTAGGAAAGCCATTGATATTATATATCACCTCACTTGACCGCTCCTTGGGAGCCTTGTTGGCGCAGAACAATGAGGAGGGAAAAGAAGTGGCTCTTTACTACCTAAGTAGAACTTTAGTAGGGGCAGAACAAAACTACCCTCCAATCGAGAAAGTGTGCTTGGCTTTAATTTTTGCCGTCACAAAATTATGGCATTATTTACTCTCACACCCTCTGACTTTAGTGTCAAAAGCTGACCCCTTAAGATATATTCTATCAAAGCCCGTGTTGTTTGGATGACTGGCCAAATGGTCTATGATTTTGTTAGAATTTGAAATCAACTTTGTCCCGCAAAAAGCAATAAAAGGGCAATCATTGGCGGATTTTCTGGCAGCACACCCAATTCCAGACGATATGGAGTTGCGAGAAGATCTTCCAGACGAAGAAGTTTTCACGGTAGATACTTCATCATGGCAATTATAATTTGATGGGGTAGCGAAAAATAGTGGGGCAGGTGCTGGAATTGTCTTTGTGACACCATCGGGAGGCCTGATACCTTACTCCTTCCATATTCTAGCTATATGCACCAATAATGTAGCAGAATACAAAGCGTTAGTTATCGGCCTCGAAGTTGCACTCGAAATGAAAATACAAGCATTGGAAGTATTTGGCGATTCTCTCTTGGTCATTAAACAAATGAGTGGTGAATTTTCAGTCAAGCACGAGAATTTAATCCCTTACCATGAAAAGGCTAAATATTTTCTTGGTCAATTTCAAGATATAACTCTAAATCATATCCCTAGATCAAAAAATGGTAAAGCTGATGCGTTAGCTAATTTAGCTGCTTCTCTAACACTTCCTGAAGAAAGGGATATCCAAATTACCATAGGGGAGTGCCATGTACTATCCCAATCCACAGAAAGagttgaagaagaaaatacagTCAACTTGATAACTTTCCTAGACAACACAAATGAAAACGACTGGCATCAACCAATCAAAGACTACATCCAAAAAGGAGTCTTGCTAGAAGACTTGAAGAAAAGAGTGGATGTAAAAAGAAGAGCGCCTCGATTTGTGGTCTTTAATGACACATTGTACAAGCGTTCATTCGATGGGATACTGTTGAGATGTCTCTCGAAAGAAGAGGCAGCACATGCACTTAAAGAAACTCATGCCGGTAAATGTGGCGCCCATCAAGCTGGCCCAAAACTGTCAACTCAATTAAAGCGGTTGGGTTACTATTGGCCTACTATGGTTCAAGATGCGATTAATTTCGCTAAAGGTTGTAAGTTGTGCCAATTACATGGAGATTTCATCCACCAACCCCCTCAACCACTCCATCCTTTTATACTGTCATGGCCTTTCGAAACATGGGGAATTGACGTCATTGGTCCTTTTACACCACCTTCTTCCAAAGCCCACAAATATATTTTGGCCATTACAGATTACTTctccaaatgggctgaagccgtACCACTAAAAGAAGTACGGGCAGAAGATGTCGCTGATTTTATAAGGACTCACATAATTTATCGATACGGGGTCCCTTCAAAAATTATCTCCGACAATGCCCTTTATTTCAAATGTAAGGCAATGGTCAAATTGATGGACAAGTACAAATTCAAGCACAATTTTTTAGCTAGTTATAACCCGTCTTCAAATGGTCAAGCAGAAGCATTTAATAAGGTGTTATGCAAAATCATGAAGAAGACAGTGACAAAGAATAAAAGGGACTGGCACGAGCGCCTCCCAAAAGCTTTGTGGGCTTATAGAACTACTGTAAGAACTGCGACTGGTTGTACACCTTATAACTTTGTGTTTGGGTCTGAAGCAGTTTTACCTTTGGAGGTTCAAATACCTTCATTAATAATTGCTACTCAACTAACGACCCCAGATGAAAATGTGCAAGTCCGTCTAGCTGAGCTTGAAGCATTAGATGAAAAACGACTTGCTGTTCAACAAAAGCTCGAAATTTACCAAGCCCAGGTAGCTGGGGCATTCAACAAGAAAGTTAAATTCCGATCTTTTTCAGTTGGAGACCTAGTGCTTACCGTAAAAAGACCTGTTGTCATAACTAGAAGGATGAAAGGAAAATTTGAGGCAAAATGGGAAGGACCGTATGCTGTCACTAAGGTCTTCCTAAGAGGGGCATATGAACTTTCTGATTCAGAAGGCCGACGCATCTACCCATGTGTAAACGGAAAGTTCATCAAGAAGTTCTACACTTAAACAAGAGGTTCTCACCTACTGTGTAGACCGCACACTTAAAAAAAAGGTGTGCAATGAACTACGGAAGGCTTGATCTCACTTTGGGTACGTAGGCAATCTAGTTTATAATCAGCAGATTGATGAAGACATTAAGCGATCCAAACTCGATGTTGACATGGAACGATTCTATGAAATTGAAAGAGCAAACGACACAATCAAGATTCAACAAGAACAGTTCCATAAAGTCCACAATGCTATGACTTTATTCCTCAAGTCAGATTAAAGACCTTAGTCATCATCATTTTTTCGTTTAGAATCTTGTTTTGTTTCTtcattgtttcttttttttttaatcagtATTAGAGACCGATAGCAGCATGGATGAGCCTTCAAGGAGGTTTTAAAACTAGAAAGGTCTTTTTCAATGGATGCCTTTTCAGTCTCGTAATCAGTCCTTCTTCGTTGTAACTCTAATTCAACGGCGATAATATCTGCTTCCTTGGCCTTAAGATCCTCCAAAGCTTTTTGCTTGTTTGATACAGACATAGACAAGCTGTCCATGGTAGCCAAATTTTCTTCGTTGCGACGAATTATATCATGGATGAGAGAGGAGTCGATATCTTTGCCATCTTCAATTACCTTGGTAGCTTCTAAAATTTTTTCATTTAATCCAAATGAATTATGGACAGAACTGATAAACCAAGCAATTTCTGGTGGCTCAAAATCCATTGACTTACAAACATAACTCAATACATCAAGCTCCTTAATCACTTTAGCATTATGCTTCAAAATATCTTGTGTCGACTGAGAAGGAGATAGCAAGTGAAGTATGGTCCTCATGATACCAATTATAAAGACTTTGGTATGTTCTTCTAAGTTCGAGGTGGTGATCGCCGAAATACACATAGATGAGATAGAATTGGGTGGAGCATCATTCTCATCAGGTGCTACTTCTTCAGAAAATCCAACATTGGCATGATCAGCGGATTCGTTAAAATCAACAGGAGGTGCATCAATGTCAATATCAACATTATGAGGTCCGGTCTGAGAATTATGAGAGATCGGAAAAATTACATCTTCGTAATGACTAGTTTTATCATGTCTGGCacgttttttctttcttttaaaatGAACCTCTGAAGTATTGTCGCTATCTGATTCTACATCAGTGTAATTAGTGCCGACAAAATCATCAACCTGAGGAGTACTCTTCACAAAAATTGCTTTTAGGGAAGAATAAACTTCACGAATGTCTTTGATCACATATTTCGATTCATCTTCCCTATAAGGTTGATTTGACAAAATTGTATGGATATCTTTCACAGATCTTCCTAAATACGGAAGACAACTTCTCACCCACCAACGACAATACCACCACGTACATTGACCCATACGAGTAATCTTGGGGATATGAAAACGAATGCCAGTATTTCTCCTTaaaatcaaaacccaagctttggcAATATTGCCTATCTCACATGGTTCCTCCCTGCGGATGCTTAAACAAAAGTTATCTGATGGAACGCCTTGGTCAAAACCAAATTGGCGAGCAAATCTATTTGGATAGTATGGTTCCATATACATGTCATTTCCTACTCTCACAGGTAATAAAGAAGAGCGCATTGATATCAATAGCTCAAACCTTTCGTCAGACAAATCTGCATCATCCAAATAGTCTTGATCTTCTTCTGCCGGAAAAGAGTATGGTCGATGGATAACATAGTCTTCCTCTCTCAAAATACGCCTAGCTCCATTCAATGTTCAATGTTCAGCAGGAATGCCAGCGTACTTGCTTAAATGAGGAAAATCCGCTATGAGCCCCCAGCCGCTATAAAGATCACgaaaatgctcagccaaccaacCTATCACATAATGCATAGGTAGAAAACTTTAACCCTTTTCTTGACAATGTACGACTGAATTGTGAAAAGCACGGTAAATATAACCAAGAATTGAAGGCGCAAGTGAAACTTTAGTTCCATGTACCATTAATGAAGCCATATAAAAAGTTTCGGGTCTAATTTTATAACCTGGGGTAGGAAAAACAAAACGACTCAACCATAAAGATAAAAATGCTGCAAGACCACACTCTTTTGATACATTCAGAGGAAGAGAATGAAGGTCGAACCTTTTGTCATTTTTCTGTTGGCCAAATTTTTTAGGGGGTTTAGAATTCAAGCTCTCTTTAACGCCTTCAAAAATCTTCGGCCCTCGATAAAAATATTCAATCCATTGACCCCAGGATACATCCAAAGTCTCTGAACGGTCATATGCACCCTTACCCTTCAAATAGTCACAGATTTGGGCGTGGGTCCTTAAAAGTTCAGAAATGGTAGAACAatatgaatcacccttcattaaCTTCTCATTGAGAGGGATAAACTCCTCATAAGGTATACCTAAAATGGGCAAGCCACCAATAACTTTCAAATCatacaaagaaattcccatttcACCGCTACTATGATGGAAAGTATTAGATAAGGGACCCCAAAGCTCAGAGAAAGCTCGCCAAACAGAGAAAGATACATTGAAGGGATATCTTGATATATAAACAGCTCCATAAATCTATGCTTTCTTTAAAATACTTTGATTCTGACGCAGAATGAGTTCTGTCCACTCGAGGAGATATGACATGAATTGAACTTGCCCTCGAAAATGAAATTTATTACAAGCCTTTTTATCTCTCAAGACATGATGAAGGCTTGGAAAGAAATTACTACTTACTTGGTGAGCTAAATCCCCATCATCTTTATTGTCAACATCTCCCAGAACTTTTGCTCTAAAATTGGAGCCATAGCCTCGAACATGTTTAACAACATGGTCGTCAGATGAAGAATAACATCGAAAATCACCTGACAAACATCCTCAATCTTAAATAGAGAAACAGGATCCTGGTGATCATTTGATTCTCAAAACTCAGTCAAAGATAAAGAGCGACGATAAGAGGGCCCGATCGTTATTTCTTTGCCAAATTCATCAAGAGCCTTTTGGGAGCCAATACTTCCAAGGTTAGACATATTGCAGAAATCTTTcattttcctaaaaaaaaaaaaaggaataggGGGAAATAAATCAGTATGTTTTTCCTTTGGGTACGTAAGCAATCTaaaaatgaaatatattattaatttagatGCAGCCACCAAATTAAAAGCTCAAAATGCTCTTcttaaactttaaaaaaaaaaacaaatatcctAAGTATTTTTCCTTTCGAAATTGAGAGTGGTAAAAATAGAAGAGGCATCTACAAA
It encodes the following:
- the LOC133799660 gene encoding uncharacterized protein LOC133799660, with the protein product MNYTDAKFYKSANVTILKEKLEEGKCHESSTSQKSLQVKQLSPVKSPQPKEEDLKVSNQKRTFKYIPKSQRGVGQKALTPIEDSMTALMTSFTLPLRKIDQSLPKGKMQISITFGENSRKNKRVVTLNKKSSTSVTPKAFKVEKKKFHIKKQKGITIHQNSDCLKASFEPDELTEEEQKMFRNDDVPTPSSRVSVFDKLEASTSTPRVSAFERLVFPSAPQPKGTKKKKQWVPKQKKPMRITILQGHETQEDEENIAQVNYLSFEESLTIEDEGSSSNPTEDFIDILQPAPQEFEDGGQATVDDLIEINLGTEDDPKPVFVSALLTKEELPQYKQVLREKKVVFSWGYQDMPGLDPKVAVHRLAVSKDATPIKQSQRRIRPELLPKIEAEIDKLRNCWFIWEVKYPIWLANIVIVMKKNGELCICVDYRDLNRACPKDEFPLPITELLVNATTGFDALSFMDGFSGYNQIKMTPEDEELTAFRTPKCIFSYTVMPFGLKNVGATYQRAMATIFEDMMHNTVECYVDDLVVKTKERANHLDD